From Cucumis melo cultivar AY chromosome 1, USDA_Cmelo_AY_1.0, whole genome shotgun sequence, a single genomic window includes:
- the LOC103500415 gene encoding F-box protein CPR1-like: MKEESNCKRIASMSRSAKKSELVRNVEEKRKQQESLIPYVHEDCVSNILIRLPLDSLHRSMFVCKHWFNIICSPTFVETHFRCSESVLIFNAPTRYEETSPHFTPSLPHSRKSNTFSIEAKYMQSSESLSLFHNLEPTSKTFIQFLEFQDGISNVGEYSLSCFGQIRATCNGLILLDNKLKIGGLIVINPVTRKLTALPPGTLNSSHNESYGFAYDYVSGRYKVVHLFRDALLYISCEIFILGTEKWRAVDGPPFGLFGWFGYKPVEAIGALHWIPQVNHSNCIVSLEIENEKFQTIPLPNSCNRYDGIVEIGSSLSYVTHKETHTDIWILKGLSGEVWIKQHSINIGCRMDMVPLLSFRIRGDLIFKSKDGFFYIYDFELRSITKVENKKRLRLSSDFLFPHVNSMVSWSSS, from the coding sequence ATGAAAGAGGAGTCAAATTGTAAAAGAATTGCAAGTATGTCAAGATCAGCTAAAAAAAGTGAATTGGTTAGGAATGTAGAAGAGAAAAGGAAGCAGCAAGAGTCTCTGATTCCCTATGTTCATGAAGACTGCGTTTCAAATATCCTCATTAGACTCCCACTTGACTCACTTCATAGATCAATGTTTGTTTGTAAGCACTGGTTCAATATCATATGCAGCCCGACATTTGTTGAGACTCATTTCCGTTGTTCTGAATCAGTTTTAATCTTCAATGCACCAACTCGTTATGAAGAAACTTCCCCCCATTTTACTCCATCACTCCCACATTCTAGAAAATCAAACACCTTCTCAATTGAAGCAAAGTATATGCAGTCTTCTGAATCTCTCTCTTTGTTCCATAACTTGGAGCCCACTTCAAAGACATTCATTCAGTTTTTAGAATTTCAAGATGGAATTAGCAATGTAGGAGAGTACAGCTTAAGTTGCTTTGGACAGATTCGAGCGACCTGCAATGGTTTGATATTGCTTGATAACAAATTGAAGATAGGGGGATTGATAGTTATTAATCCAGTGACCAGGAAGCTGACTGCTCTTCCTCCAGGAACTTTGAATTCATCACATAATGAATCTTATGGATTTGCGTATGACTATGTTTCAGGCAGATACAAGGTCGTTCACTTGTTTCGCGATGCATTATTGTATATCAGTTGTGAGATATTTATTCTTGGTACTGAAAAGTGGAGAGCTGTAGATGGACCTCCTTTTGGTCTCTTTGGTTGGTTTGGATATAAACCTGTTGAAGCCATAGGAGCCCTCCACTGGATCCCACAAGTTAACCACAGCAATTGCATCGTATCATTGGAAATCGAGAATGAAAAGTTTCAAACGATACCACTTCCAAACAGTTGCAATAGGTATGATGGAATTGTTGAAATTGGCTCTTCTCTAAGCTATGTCACACATAAGGAGACCCACACAGATATTTGGATCTTGAAGGGCTTGTCTGGGGAAGTATGGATAAAACAGCATAGCATCAACATAGGTTGCAGAATGGATATGGTTCCACTTTTGAGTTTCAGAATAAGAGGAGACctcattttcaaatcaaaagaTGGTTTTTTTTACATCTACGACTTTGAATTGCGATCAATTACTAAAGTTGAGAATAAAAAACGACTCCGCTTGTCATCAGATTTCCTTTTTCCTCATGTCAACAGCATGGTCTCTTGGAGTAGCAGTTAG